The Candidatus Omnitrophota bacterium genome segment CTGAAACTTAAAGCCCAGCAGATTGTCTACCGAGTGATCGGCCTTAAAAACAATATGACCGCCTCGCCCGCCGTTACCCCCATGAGGGCGCCGGCGGTGCTTCCGGCGGTCAAAATAGAAACTCTCACATCCGTTGCCGCCGCGACCTGCCTGAACATAGATCCGAGCTTCGTCAATAAACATGCCCTTGTCCCGTACCCGAATATCCGGGTTCTTTTTCCTCTTCTTAGACCAAGCCCCCCGGCATGCGGAGGGCTGGTCTAGGAATTAGTATCGCGGCTCAGTGTGACTAGGAAGAAAGGATACTGATCTCCCCCTTTTTCGGAAACCTCACAAAGCCATCCGAAAGCGCATAGAGCGTATCGTCATTTCCCTTGCCTACATTCCAACCGGGCTTAACCGGAGTGCCGCGCTGACGCACCAGGATCGTCCCGGCGAGCACGAACTCCCCTTCGGTTCTTTTCAGCCCCAGCCGTTTGGAATGGCTATCCCGGCCATTCTTAACACTGCCTTGACCCTTTTTATGTGCCATTTTTCCCTCCTGTCAAAATTTCCTCAACGCGCAAACGGGTCAGTTTCTGACGATGCCCCACCTTGCGATCAAATTTCTTGCGCCGGTTGTAGCGATAGTTCACAACCTTTTCACCCTTGGTTTGCGCCAGCAACGTGCATTGAACCTGGCCTCCCTCCAAATAAGGATGACCGATGGCAACATTCTCTCCGTCCGCGACAAGCAATACATTCGACAGGGTCACTGAAGAACTCTCTGCGCCTTCCAAGAGCTCCACCTCAAACTCCTGCCCTTTTTCTATGCGATACTGCTTTCCACCTGTTTCGACAACTGCGTACATCTCTCA includes the following:
- the rplU gene encoding 50S ribosomal protein L21, which produces MYAVVETGGKQYRIEKGQEFEVELLEGAESSSVTLSNVLLVADGENVAIGHPYLEGGQVQCTLLAQTKGEKVVNYRYNRRKKFDRKVGHRQKLTRLRVEEILTGGKNGT
- the rpmA gene encoding 50S ribosomal protein L27 — its product is MAHKKGQGSVKNGRDSHSKRLGLKRTEGEFVLAGTILVRQRGTPVKPGWNVGKGNDDTLYALSDGFVRFPKKGEISILSS